A genomic stretch from Channa argus isolate prfri chromosome 24, Channa argus male v1.0, whole genome shotgun sequence includes:
- the prdx5 gene encoding peroxiredoxin-5, mitochondrial: MLSIRSVISSGVRLRPSARLLHTSPTTKMPIQIGEHLPAVEVQEGEPGNKVAMDQVFSGKKGVLFAVPGAFTPGCSKTHLPGFVQQADDLKSKGIQEIACISVNDVFVMAAWGKEHGAVGKVRMLADPTGAFTKAVDLLLDSDQIVQVLGNKRSKRYSMLVEDGVVKKINVEPDGTGLTCSLASSILSEL; this comes from the exons ATGTTATCCATCAGAAGCGTCATCAGCAGCGGCGTCCGTCTCCGCCCGTCCGCCAGGCTCCTGCACACTTCTCCCACCACCAAAATGCCAATACAG ATTGGTGAACATCTCCCAGCAGTGGAAGTCCAGGAGGGGGAGCCTGGAAATAAGGTGGCTATGGATCAGGTCTTTAGCGGAAAGAAGGGAGTCCTCTTTGCTGTACCTGGTGCTTTTACCCCTGGTTGCTCAAAG actCACCTCCCAGGTTTTGTGCAGCAGGCTGATGATTTGAAGAGTAAAGGCATACAGGAGATTGCATGCATTTCTGTCAATGACGTATTTGTTATGGCTGCATGGGGGAAGGAGCATGGAGCAGTTGGCAAG GTTCGAATGCTGGCTGATCCAACTGGAGCATTTACAAAG GCAGTTGACCTGTTACTTGACAGTGATCAAATTGTGCAGGTACTTGGGAACAAGCGATCTAAGAG GTATTCTATGTTGGTGGAAGATGGAGTTGTTAAGAAGATCAATGTGGAGCCTGATGGCACTGGGCTGACCTGCAGCCTGGCTTCCAGTATTCTGTCTGAGCTGTAG
- the esrra gene encoding steroid hormone receptor ERR1 — translation MSSRERRSDVYIKAEPSSPEGGGGGRTSPGGASSDSSQSGGGGTRGDSTKRYSPPLYTPALRCHFKDEGGDGAEESSTGNGAGRCKYALSTLPKRLCLVCGDVASGYHYGVASCEACKAFFKRTIQGNIEYSCPASNECEITKRRRKACQACRFTKCLKVGMLKEGVRLDRVRGGRQKYKRRPEVENATYQSAPLPLTKETEKGSSNIIVSHLLVAEPEKLFAMPDPLQPDTAQRTLTTLCDLADRELVVIIGWAKHIPGFLSLSLADQMSVLQSVWLEVLVLGVAYRSLGCEDEVVFAEDFVLDEEMSRVAGLTELNAAISQLARRFRALNVDREEFVMLKAIALTNSDSVYIEDMDAVQKLRDLLHQALLELECQRRPDDPQRAGRLLLTLPLLRQTAGRALTTFYSIKTRGGVPMHKLFLEMLEAMMDSP, via the exons ATGTCTTCCAGGGAGCGTCGGTCAGATGTCTATATAAAAGCAGAGCCAAGCAGTCCAGAAGGAGGCGGGGGAGGTCGGACCAGCCCTGGTGGGGCCTCTTCAGACTCCTCTCAAAGTGGAGGTGGAGGGACCAGAGGAGACAGCACTAAACGTTACTCCCCACCACTCTACACACCAGCTCTTCGTTGCCACTTCAAAGATGAGGGTGGCGATGGAGCGGAGGAGAGCTCCACTGGAAATGGAGCAGGGCGCTGCAAATATGCCCTGAGCACGCTACCCAAGAGGCTGTGTTTAGTATGTGGGGATGTAGCTTCAGGCTACCACTATGGTGTGGCATCATGTGAGGCCTGCAAGGCATTCTTCAAGAGAACCATCCAAG GTAACATTGAATACAGCTGTCCAGCATCAAATGAGTGTGAGATCACCAAAAGGCGCAGAAAGGCTTGCCAGGCATGCCGCTTCACCAAGTGCCTCAAAGTAGGCATGCTGAAAGAGG GAGTCCGCCTTGACAGGGTTCGAGGTGGAAGACAGAAGTACAAAAGGCGTCCAGAAGTAGAGAATGCAACATACCAGAGTGCCCCTCTACCGCTGACAAAGGAGACTGAAAAAg GTTCCTCCAACATCATTGTGTCACACCTCCTAGTGGCAGAGCCAGAAAAGCTATTTGCCATGCCCGACCCTTTGCAGCCTGATACAGCCCAACGGACGCTCACCACCCTTTGTGACCTTGCTGATCGTGAGCTGGTTGTGATCATTGGCTGGGCCAAACACATTCCAG GCTTTCTGTCGCTGTCCCTAGCAGACCAGATGTCTGTGCTTCAGTCAGTGTGGCTGGAGGTGCTGGTGCTGGGTGTAGCGTACCGCTCACTGGGTTGTgaggatgaggtggtgtttgCAGAGGATTTTGTCCTTGATGAAGAGATGTCACGTGTTGCAGGACTGACGGAGTTAAATGCAGCAATTAGTCAACTTGCTCGCCGTTTCCGAGCATTAAATGTGGACCGGGAAGAATTTGTCATGCTAAAAGCCATCGCACTCACAAACTCAG ACTCTGTTTACATCGAGGACATGGACGCTGTGCAGAAGCTGCGGGACCTTCTCCACCAGGCCCTGCTGGAGCTGGAATGTCAGCGGCGCCCAGATGACCCACAGCGAGCAGGGCGCCTCCTTTTAACATTGCCTCTTCTCCGACAGACTGCTGGTCGAGCTCTTACCACCTTCTACAGCATTAAGACGCGTGGAGGTGTACCCATGCACAAACTATTCCTTGAGATGCTGGAAGCCATGATGGACTCTCCTTAG